From one Pedobacter faecalis genomic stretch:
- a CDS encoding energy transducer TonB — translation MFGSKIDLLKRDWLDVVFANKNKSYGAYELRQQSASNTTRSLLFASTAFVLVFLSPKIIQLFEGPPPEEEVVKQVEVVVQPPPPVNPETPPPPPPQPPPPKQDQVKFPPPIVKPDELVRDEEPVEIEDLKKADPGQKTIAGDPDADIVIATVAGDGPKQAAVVEDTKVYDFVSLESQPSFPGGMDKFYAYVQKAVRYPTMAQENNIQGKVYLSFVVEKDGSLTDIKVERKLGGGTDEEAIRVLKASPRWIPGVQNGKKVRVKFNIPISFTLSQ, via the coding sequence ATGTTTGGTTCAAAAATAGATTTATTAAAGCGGGATTGGCTTGATGTTGTATTTGCAAATAAGAACAAGAGCTACGGTGCTTACGAACTTCGTCAGCAGAGCGCTTCAAATACAACAAGATCATTGCTGTTTGCATCAACTGCATTTGTGTTGGTGTTTTTATCCCCAAAGATTATTCAACTTTTTGAAGGGCCTCCTCCCGAAGAAGAAGTTGTTAAACAGGTTGAGGTTGTTGTTCAGCCGCCTCCACCGGTAAATCCGGAAACTCCACCTCCTCCACCACCGCAACCTCCTCCCCCTAAGCAGGATCAGGTGAAGTTCCCTCCTCCAATCGTTAAGCCGGATGAGTTGGTTCGGGATGAGGAGCCGGTTGAAATTGAGGACTTGAAAAAAGCCGATCCGGGGCAAAAGACAATTGCCGGAGATCCTGATGCCGATATAGTTATCGCCACGGTAGCTGGCGACGGTCCTAAGCAGGCAGCGGTAGTTGAGGATACGAAAGTTTACGATTTCGTGAGCTTGGAATCTCAACCAAGTTTCCCTGGAGGGATGGATAAGTTCTACGCTTATGTCCAGAAGGCTGTTCGTTATCCGACTATGGCCCAGGAGAATAATATCCAAGGTAAGGTTTATTTGTCTTTCGTAGTTGAGAAAGACGGTTCCTTGACAGATATTAAGGTCGAAAGAAAATTAGGTGGCGGCACGGATGAAGAGGCGATCCGCGTACTTAAAGCGAGCCCTAGATGGATACCAGGAGTACAGAACGGTAAAAAGGTGCGTGTTAAATTCAATATCCCGATTAGTTTTACATTGTCGCAATAG
- a CDS encoding ExbD/TolR family protein, whose translation MAELDTSSGGGKKGGKVRSKKASTKVDLTAMVDLAFLLITFFMLTTSLSKPIAMDIAKPDQEDNDVRNELRASQTMTILLGEKNKVAWYMGEAKDAQPVIESFAEVRLSILKNKENVLKTTGRKIVIVVKPTEGATYKNFVDIMDELNIAGITTAPAIDDVNILDNEKAFMRQGGILK comes from the coding sequence ATGGCAGAATTAGATACCTCCAGCGGAGGTGGCAAAAAGGGCGGTAAAGTAAGGAGTAAGAAAGCCAGTACCAAAGTGGATTTAACCGCGATGGTGGATCTTGCGTTCCTTTTGATTACGTTCTTTATGTTAACCACCTCACTGTCGAAACCAATTGCGATGGATATCGCGAAGCCTGACCAAGAGGATAACGATGTAAGAAATGAGCTTCGCGCCTCTCAAACTATGACCATACTGCTTGGCGAGAAAAATAAAGTGGCTTGGTATATGGGTGAAGCAAAGGATGCGCAGCCTGTAATTGAGAGCTTTGCTGAAGTCAGATTGTCGATCCTTAAGAATAAGGAAAATGTGCTTAAAACTACCGGCCGGAAAATAGTAATTGTAGTCAAACCAACAGAAGGAGCCACATACAAGAATTTTGTTGACATCATGGACGAGTTGAATATTGCAGGAATCACGACCGCTCCAGCGATTGACGATGTAAATATCCTGGACAATGAGAAAGCATTCATGAGGCAGGGCGGGATATTAAAATAA
- a CDS encoding ExbD/TolR family protein, translated as MPRAKVQRKSTSIDMTAMCDVSFLLLTFFILTATARQPDPLDIRIPSSTYKIKVPDTDIGILSIGKGKVFYEIVGQDIKVATLDRMGKQYSIQFTPEERKRFAVLGSFGVPIESMKQFIAMNAEQREEFAKQSKGIPADSTNNQLAEWIMQNRHAVAELHNEPLRISIKGDAEEEYPTVKKIVDILQDQKINKFSLITSAEGGK; from the coding sequence ATGCCAAGAGCAAAGGTTCAAAGAAAGAGTACTTCGATAGATATGACCGCAATGTGTGATGTATCTTTCTTACTACTTACTTTCTTTATATTAACAGCAACTGCACGCCAGCCGGATCCTTTGGATATCCGAATACCGAGCTCAACCTATAAGATTAAGGTTCCTGATACAGATATTGGCATTTTGTCGATCGGTAAAGGAAAGGTGTTTTATGAGATTGTAGGTCAGGACATCAAAGTGGCTACTTTGGACAGGATGGGTAAACAATACAGTATACAGTTCACTCCTGAAGAGAGAAAGCGTTTTGCCGTATTGGGGTCTTTCGGAGTGCCAATCGAGAGTATGAAACAGTTCATTGCGATGAACGCTGAGCAGCGAGAGGAGTTTGCAAAGCAAAGTAAGGGGATACCGGCCGATTCGACGAATAACCAGCTCGCAGAATGGATTATGCAAAACCGTCACGCGGTGGCGGAACTGCACAATGAACCTCTTCGGATCAGTATAAAAGGTGACGCCGAGGAAGAATATCCCACTGTTAAGAAGATTGTCGATATTCTTCAGGATCAAAAAATTAACAAATTTAGTTTAATTACTTCGGCCGAAGGCGGAAAATAA
- a CDS encoding MotA/TolQ/ExbB proton channel family protein gives MANAPKPTTAKKEGSSSASNLFATLTIPICIIIGICVYKFIFGDRGNFINGADPDLHETLPLPGNYMGMAYKGGFIVPILLGMFLMVIVFSIERMIVIGKATGKSGLDSFVKKIQALLNSNNIEAAIAECDKQQGSVANVIKSGLKKYREMEVEPNMDTEQKCLAIQKDIEEATTLEMPMLEQNLTVIATLVSVGTLTGLLGTVTGMIKAFGGLANSGAPDQAALATGISEALINTATGIGTSTFAIIMYNILTSKIDKLTYAIDEAGFSIIQTYASTHK, from the coding sequence ATGGCAAACGCACCAAAACCAACAACAGCAAAAAAAGAAGGCTCTTCTTCAGCGTCAAATTTATTTGCAACACTAACCATTCCAATTTGTATCATTATCGGAATTTGTGTTTACAAGTTTATTTTTGGAGATAGAGGGAATTTCATAAATGGCGCAGACCCTGACTTGCATGAGACTCTTCCTTTACCAGGTAACTATATGGGTATGGCTTACAAAGGAGGGTTTATTGTACCTATTTTATTGGGAATGTTCCTGATGGTGATTGTATTTTCTATAGAGCGGATGATTGTAATTGGTAAAGCAACCGGAAAGAGTGGTCTGGACTCTTTCGTTAAAAAAATCCAAGCGCTATTGAATTCAAATAATATTGAGGCAGCGATAGCTGAATGTGATAAGCAACAAGGTTCTGTAGCGAACGTAATTAAGTCGGGTCTGAAAAAATACCGGGAAATGGAGGTTGAACCGAATATGGATACTGAGCAAAAATGTCTCGCAATCCAAAAAGATATTGAAGAAGCTACAACTTTAGAGATGCCTATGCTTGAGCAGAACCTTACGGTTATTGCAACGTTGGTTTCTGTTGGTACGTTAACAGGTCTTTTGGGTACGGTTACAGGTATGATCAAGGCCTTCGGCGGCTTGGCAAACTCTGGGGCTCCGGATCAGGCTGCGTTGGCAACTGGTATTTCTGAAGCGTTGATAAACACTGCAACTGGTATCGGAACGTCCACTTTTGCAATTATTATGTACAACATCCTGACATCAAAAATTGACAAATTAACATACGCAATTGATGAGGCGGGCTTCAGCATTATCCAAACTTACGCTAGTACGCATAAATAA
- the pckA gene encoding phosphoenolpyruvate carboxykinase (ATP) yields the protein MSKEHMPKLDLSYLQLKTENALYQLCVPRLIEEAILNAEGFLTDSGALAIDTGEFTGRSPKDRFIVTDAVTENKVWWGDINIPYSADKFNQLFAKMIEYLNQNRFYVRDAYVGSDSNHQMSLRVITETAYQSLFVNNLFLRSESEEEFSIPQWTIIAAPSFKANPQIDGSRQENFSIINFSRKVILIGGTGYTGEIKKAVFSVLNFTLPSHNVLPMHCSANIGRAGDTAIFFGLSGTGKTTLSADPERRLIGDDEHGWHENGVFNFEGGCYAKCADLSAEKEPEIFHAVRFGSLLENVKCFSNTRTVNFSDISKTENTRVAYPIDFINNAVIPSVGSAPENIFFLTADAFGILPPISKLSSSQAMFHFMSGYTAKIAGTEAGVTEPQATFSACFGKAFLPLHPAEYANLLGKKLSDSSVNIWLVNTGWSGGAYGTGKRIKLSYTRAMINAALSGALNKVLYELDPYFGLKIPLRCPGVPDSLLNPRNSWPNTQSYDLKAKELRNAFMENFKQFEEHAASDILDALPKLVENTV from the coding sequence ATGAGCAAAGAGCATATGCCTAAGCTTGATTTAAGCTATCTGCAACTGAAGACGGAGAATGCTTTGTATCAACTATGCGTCCCGAGGTTAATTGAGGAAGCAATTCTAAATGCGGAAGGATTTCTCACGGATTCGGGGGCGCTTGCGATAGATACCGGCGAGTTTACAGGGCGGTCGCCAAAGGACAGATTCATCGTTACAGACGCTGTCACGGAGAATAAAGTGTGGTGGGGAGATATTAACATCCCTTATAGTGCTGACAAGTTTAATCAACTTTTTGCCAAAATGATTGAGTATCTTAATCAGAACAGGTTCTACGTAAGAGATGCTTACGTCGGTTCCGATAGCAACCATCAAATGAGCTTGAGGGTAATAACAGAAACTGCGTATCAAAGCCTTTTCGTTAATAATCTGTTCTTAAGATCTGAATCCGAGGAAGAATTTTCTATTCCGCAGTGGACAATTATTGCTGCCCCGAGCTTTAAAGCTAACCCTCAGATTGATGGCAGCAGACAGGAGAACTTTTCAATCATTAATTTTAGCCGTAAAGTAATTTTGATTGGAGGTACAGGATATACCGGAGAGATCAAAAAGGCAGTCTTCTCGGTTTTAAACTTTACACTTCCGAGCCATAACGTTTTACCCATGCATTGTTCTGCTAACATAGGGCGAGCTGGAGACACGGCGATATTCTTCGGACTCTCAGGCACCGGTAAGACTACCCTGTCAGCCGACCCAGAACGCCGCCTCATCGGCGACGATGAACATGGATGGCATGAGAATGGGGTATTTAATTTTGAAGGCGGCTGTTATGCAAAATGTGCGGACTTAAGTGCTGAGAAGGAACCGGAGATTTTTCATGCAGTCAGGTTTGGCTCGCTCTTAGAGAACGTCAAGTGCTTTTCCAACACAAGAACAGTTAATTTTTCAGACATTTCGAAGACCGAGAATACCAGGGTCGCTTATCCAATTGATTTTATTAATAACGCGGTGATCCCCTCAGTTGGATCGGCGCCTGAGAACATATTTTTTCTGACGGCAGACGCCTTTGGGATACTTCCTCCTATCTCCAAACTTAGTTCATCCCAAGCAATGTTTCATTTTATGTCAGGTTATACGGCGAAGATTGCAGGTACAGAGGCAGGCGTTACCGAGCCGCAGGCAACTTTTTCAGCATGCTTTGGAAAGGCTTTTCTTCCTCTGCATCCGGCTGAATACGCTAACCTATTGGGTAAAAAGCTCAGCGATAGTAGCGTGAATATTTGGCTTGTAAATACCGGATGGAGTGGAGGTGCGTACGGAACAGGTAAAAGAATCAAACTTTCTTATACCAGGGCGATGATTAATGCGGCTTTATCGGGCGCATTGAATAAAGTTCTTTACGAGTTAGACCCATATTTTGGCTTAAAAATTCCTTTGCGTTGTCCCGGAGTACCAGATAGTTTGCTTAATCCGAGAAATTCCTGGCCCAACACCCAGTCTTACGATTTGAAAGCTAAAGAACTCCGAAATGCTTTCATGGAAAACTTTAAGCAATTCGAAGAGCATGCTGCATCTGATATCCTGGATGCGCTACCAAAACTGGTTGAAAATACTGTTTAA
- a CDS encoding translation initiation factor, translating into MSKKKGHSKLGGIMYSTNPDFEFNHEEELPAKIPNGQQILKVMLDKKNRSGKAVTLVTGFRGSGADLELLSKMLKVKCGVGGGVKYGEIFIQGDFREKVLSLLIKEGYNAKKAGG; encoded by the coding sequence ATGTCAAAGAAAAAAGGACACTCAAAACTTGGTGGAATTATGTACTCTACCAATCCCGATTTTGAATTTAATCATGAGGAAGAGTTGCCGGCTAAAATACCGAACGGTCAGCAAATCCTTAAGGTTATGCTCGACAAAAAAAACCGTAGCGGAAAAGCCGTAACTCTAGTTACCGGTTTCAGAGGTTCAGGGGCGGATTTAGAATTGTTATCGAAGATGCTTAAAGTAAAGTGCGGCGTAGGGGGCGGTGTTAAGTATGGAGAAATTTTCATCCAGGGAGACTTCCGGGAGAAAGTCTTGTCGCTACTTATTAAGGAAGGTTACAACGCAAAAAAAGCGGGCGGATAA
- a CDS encoding diacylglycerol/lipid kinase family protein: MRVNIIALERSDVLFIINPISGGKTKKNLPSMIESCLDQNKFNARYVFTEYEGHASELAGGIDASEFDVIVAVGGDGTVNEVASEVIKRNKVLGIIPFGSGNGLSRYLKIPMSSSRAVQVLNERNIKAIDAGKIGDKYFFNMAGAGFDAHISAVFAKQKLRGLRGYLKLGFNEMINYRAEKYCFSVDSKNYSRRAFAISVANSSQYGNNAHIAPDASVTDGILDLCVIKEFPLYKLPLLAYQMLLRQTDRFGLVEIIRGKEINILRESDGFVHIDGEPYLMGKDVHISVLPQALKIIA; the protein is encoded by the coding sequence TTGCGGGTCAATATTATAGCTTTGGAAAGGTCAGACGTACTTTTTATAATTAATCCAATTTCTGGTGGGAAAACAAAAAAAAACCTTCCTTCTATGATCGAATCGTGTCTTGACCAGAACAAGTTCAACGCTAGGTATGTGTTCACTGAATACGAAGGCCATGCTTCAGAATTGGCTGGAGGAATTGATGCTTCAGAATTCGACGTAATTGTGGCTGTTGGCGGTGATGGTACGGTCAATGAAGTGGCTAGCGAAGTAATTAAGCGGAACAAAGTTTTAGGTATTATCCCTTTTGGGTCGGGTAACGGATTGTCAAGATACCTGAAGATCCCTATGTCGTCGAGTAGGGCCGTCCAAGTTCTAAATGAACGGAATATTAAAGCAATTGATGCCGGAAAAATAGGGGACAAATATTTTTTTAATATGGCCGGGGCTGGCTTTGATGCTCACATCAGCGCCGTTTTCGCTAAGCAGAAGTTGCGGGGTCTGAGAGGCTACCTGAAACTTGGCTTTAATGAAATGATAAATTACAGGGCCGAAAAATATTGCTTTTCGGTAGACAGTAAAAACTATAGCCGAAGGGCGTTCGCGATCAGTGTCGCAAACTCTTCTCAATATGGTAATAACGCTCATATTGCTCCTGATGCCTCTGTTACGGACGGCATTTTAGACTTATGTGTTATAAAGGAATTTCCGTTATACAAGTTACCCCTTCTCGCTTACCAGATGCTTCTTCGGCAAACAGATAGGTTTGGTCTGGTGGAGATAATCCGAGGAAAAGAGATTAACATCCTTCGGGAAAGTGACGGCTTCGTTCATATTGATGGCGAGCCTTATTTAATGGGAAAGGATGTTCATATCTCTGTCCTTCCTCAAGCATTAAAAATTATCGCCTAG